The following are encoded in a window of Mycobacterium decipiens genomic DNA:
- the eccD gene encoding type VII secretion integral membrane protein EccD translates to MTTLLGKVSFPPRCAVAVVCGEHLVSQVYPASVPIEVFIDDVVELLNDELKRRGFSGLQPGTGYELHKANGVRLDVTKTLDELGVEDGATLVLVPAVDGESFEPQYESLSTGLARIGKRLFEPVTVQTAAHTALVILAMVAVTALGLAVRERSCSDALGPGLVTGVAGLLAAGGAGVVWRWWPHRGDMLDGLGWIAVPLLAASLAGSAPGKLGSAHLFIAALAAAVLTCGMATAMRRHIPIAATVVTLCGLGGTVAAARMWWPIPAQWLGMCTLVALLLVLTLAPTIALWVARIRPPYFGSITGRDLFRRSAGLPADAVAPVDEATDEDVNPDTTPRGARIAAAAVRANEVLTGICWGAGLALPAGVWATLLPGRDRGTAAAVLAGLFVVIFISRGRAFADKRQAVALVCGAAAATCAGVVKYVVHQPAGGHSMVWGALILAAFGGAGLVAALLVPITRFTPLVRMAAEWLEIAAIIAALPLAAWIGGLFTWVRMR, encoded by the coding sequence GTGACAACGTTGTTGGGTAAGGTGTCGTTTCCGCCACGGTGTGCGGTGGCCGTCGTATGTGGAGAACACCTCGTCTCACAGGTATATCCGGCGTCGGTGCCGATCGAGGTTTTCATCGACGACGTCGTGGAGTTGCTCAACGACGAACTCAAGCGCCGGGGCTTCAGCGGGCTGCAGCCCGGCACCGGATACGAGCTGCACAAGGCCAACGGTGTGCGGCTGGATGTCACCAAGACGCTCGACGAACTCGGCGTCGAGGACGGGGCGACGCTGGTTCTGGTGCCCGCGGTGGACGGCGAATCGTTTGAACCACAGTACGAGTCGTTGTCCACCGGACTGGCTCGGATCGGGAAGAGGCTGTTCGAACCGGTCACGGTGCAAACCGCGGCCCACACGGCGCTGGTCATTCTGGCGATGGTTGCGGTGACGGCGCTCGGGTTGGCGGTGCGCGAACGCAGCTGCAGCGACGCTCTGGGGCCCGGCCTCGTGACCGGCGTTGCCGGGCTGTTGGCCGCCGGTGGTGCGGGCGTGGTGTGGCGTTGGTGGCCGCATCGCGGCGACATGCTCGACGGACTCGGCTGGATCGCGGTGCCATTGCTCGCGGCAAGCCTTGCCGGCAGCGCGCCCGGGAAGCTCGGATCAGCGCACCTGTTCATCGCCGCCTTGGCGGCCGCGGTGCTGACGTGCGGAATGGCCACGGCGATGCGCCGCCATATCCCGATAGCGGCGACGGTCGTGACCCTGTGCGGACTTGGCGGGACGGTCGCGGCGGCCCGAATGTGGTGGCCGATTCCTGCCCAATGGCTTGGGATGTGCACCCTGGTCGCGCTGCTGCTGGTGCTGACCCTGGCCCCGACGATCGCACTTTGGGTCGCCCGGATCCGGCCCCCGTACTTCGGATCCATCACCGGGCGGGATCTGTTCCGTCGTAGCGCAGGCCTGCCGGCTGATGCGGTCGCTCCGGTCGACGAGGCGACCGACGAGGACGTCAATCCCGATACCACCCCGCGGGGGGCGCGGATCGCCGCTGCTGCGGTACGCGCCAACGAGGTGCTCACCGGAATCTGCTGGGGCGCCGGACTGGCGCTCCCGGCCGGGGTGTGGGCCACCCTGCTACCGGGGCGCGACCGCGGGACCGCGGCCGCGGTGCTGGCCGGGCTCTTTGTGGTGATCTTCATCAGCCGTGGCAGGGCGTTCGCCGATAAGCGCCAGGCTGTGGCGCTGGTGTGCGGTGCCGCGGCGGCGACATGCGCCGGCGTCGTCAAATATGTTGTGCACCAGCCTGCAGGCGGGCATTCGATGGTGTGGGGGGCACTGATACTGGCCGCATTCGGCGGCGCGGGCCTAGTGGCCGCGCTGCTGGTGCCGATCACCCGGTTCACCCCGCTGGTGCGGATGGCCGCCGAATGGCTAGAGATAGCAGCAATTATCGCGGCGCTCCCGCTGGCTGCCTGGATCGGCGGGCTGTTCACCTGGGTGCGTATGCGGTGA
- a CDS encoding ESX secretion-associated protein EspG → MLTTTVDGLWALQVLTGIETVAPELGLRPHLPSVEPKRLALEHPVTAELRAVGAIDESDAVDSAVVEWLTVLSRRDVALFMQLCMPAQDEPARALLARFAQWWVVMERSADLIRVSGAGTASAEGTARTVLNAQIERLCGVHPPAPLRPVTLDADAMRAAATDQHTLGTFLADQRLATDQLRMLGLAADPSRSAQASIVAIQSGVHTARCGQTHIEETAVAIIDIPQGRLVAENVSSAGKKWMIVAPGTKSNIASAINHLVRRLPADQEWHSYRKVV, encoded by the coding sequence GTGTTAACCACCACAGTGGACGGCCTATGGGCCCTGCAGGTGCTTACCGGTATCGAAACCGTGGCTCCAGAGCTAGGGCTGCGGCCCCACCTGCCCAGCGTCGAACCCAAGCGGCTGGCACTCGAACACCCGGTGACGGCCGAACTGCGGGCCGTCGGGGCGATCGACGAGTCGGACGCGGTGGATAGCGCTGTGGTGGAATGGCTAACCGTCCTCTCCCGCCGCGATGTCGCGTTGTTCATGCAGCTGTGCATGCCTGCTCAGGACGAACCCGCGCGGGCGCTGCTCGCCAGGTTCGCGCAATGGTGGGTGGTGATGGAGCGGTCCGCGGATCTGATCCGCGTGAGCGGAGCCGGAACCGCCAGCGCCGAAGGGACGGCCAGGACGGTGCTCAACGCACAGATCGAGCGGCTGTGTGGCGTGCACCCGCCCGCGCCGTTGCGGCCGGTCACGCTGGACGCGGATGCCATGCGCGCAGCCGCGACCGATCAGCACACACTGGGCACCTTCCTGGCCGATCAACGGCTAGCGACCGATCAGCTGCGGATGCTCGGGCTGGCCGCAGACCCCAGCCGATCAGCGCAAGCCTCGATCGTCGCGATCCAGTCCGGGGTGCACACGGCCCGATGCGGCCAGACCCACATCGAGGAAACCGCGGTGGCGATCATTGACATTCCCCAGGGACGACTGGTCGCCGAGAACGTATCGTCCGCAGGCAAAAAATGGATGATCGTCGCCCCCGGTACCAAGAGCAACATCGCTTCCGCCATCAACCATTTGGTGCGGCGCCTACCCGCCGACCAAGAATGGCATTCGTACCGAAAAGTTGTGTAG
- a CDS encoding WXG100 family type VII secretion target: MSDQITYNYAAVTGFASDVGQRAAVLMEIHDDIRQRTQALAEFFQGTGATAFFDAQQQMLHGLEGLIQTVSQHSHVVNNTAESAQATDMQIQQAFI; the protein is encoded by the coding sequence ATGTCAGATCAAATTACCTACAACTACGCTGCGGTTACCGGCTTTGCCTCCGATGTCGGGCAGCGGGCAGCGGTGTTGATGGAAATTCACGACGACATCCGACAGCGCACCCAAGCGCTCGCCGAGTTCTTCCAGGGCACGGGTGCTACCGCCTTCTTCGACGCCCAGCAGCAGATGCTGCACGGACTGGAAGGCTTGATCCAGACGGTCAGCCAGCACAGCCACGTCGTGAACAACACGGCCGAGAGTGCCCAGGCAACCGACATGCAGATCCAGCAGGCCTTCATCTAG
- a CDS encoding WXG100 family type VII secretion target — translation MAKATVVTPELLRSTQQAIESALQHATAVANEYLSSHENVVGAASWSGGASTSSLVTAEQINHDLQQVMTGGQRLAHGLGRAAVLMENHEADAAHGFTGLFGGSQTG, via the coding sequence ATGGCAAAGGCGACCGTTGTCACGCCGGAATTGCTGCGGAGCACGCAGCAAGCGATCGAATCAGCCCTGCAGCACGCCACCGCGGTGGCCAACGAGTACCTAAGCAGTCACGAGAATGTCGTCGGGGCGGCGTCGTGGAGCGGGGGCGCGAGCACCAGTTCGCTGGTGACGGCAGAACAGATCAACCACGATCTCCAGCAAGTTATGACTGGTGGTCAGCGCCTCGCGCACGGGCTTGGCCGGGCGGCCGTGCTGATGGAGAACCACGAAGCCGATGCGGCCCATGGCTTCACGGGCCTGTTCGGCGGAAGCCAGACCGGCTAA
- a CDS encoding pullulanase codes for MEYCLSGDDGTADMWNRPPDLDLDGDGRLDAVGLDFDGDGLHDDALADFDGDGMADHAVLDLDNDGTYESYFTDDGSGTWAVAVDRGGQLRWFGLDGAEHSGGPLVDFDGQGHLDDQLLDADGNGVADRVVCAGEDGVTGYVDTDGDGRWNVRLTDTNGDGAADGASNL; via the coding sequence GTGGAGTACTGCTTGAGCGGGGACGACGGCACGGCTGACATGTGGAACCGCCCACCCGACCTTGACCTCGACGGTGACGGCCGGTTGGATGCGGTCGGCCTGGATTTCGACGGCGACGGCCTGCACGATGACGCGCTGGCGGATTTCGACGGTGACGGGATGGCCGACCATGCCGTTCTCGACCTCGACAACGACGGCACCTACGAAAGTTACTTCACCGACGACGGATCGGGGACCTGGGCGGTCGCCGTCGACCGGGGCGGACAACTGCGCTGGTTCGGGCTCGACGGCGCCGAGCACTCCGGCGGTCCGTTGGTTGACTTTGACGGGCAGGGCCACCTCGATGACCAATTGCTCGATGCCGACGGCAACGGCGTCGCCGACCGGGTGGTGTGCGCCGGCGAGGACGGCGTGACCGGATACGTCGACACCGACGGCGACGGTCGATGGAACGTACGGCTAACCGACACCAACGGCGACGGCGCCGCTGACGGCGCCAGCAACTTGTGA
- a CDS encoding CCA tRNA nucleotidyltransferase has product MPDAAQEADLLTAAAVALNRHAVVLRGLGSAFAAAGHELYLVGGSVRDAALGRLSPDLDFTTDARPEQVQKIVRPLADAVWDTGIEFGTVGVGTGGYRLEITTFRADTYDQVSRNPEVRFGHRLDEDLVRRDFTANAMAVRVTPTGPGEFLDPLGGLAALRARVLDTPAAPAMSFGDDPLRMLRAARFVSQLGFTVAPGVRKAIEDMAPQLARISAERVAAELDKLLLGDDPVAGIDLLVQTEMGEVVLPEVGGMRMAIDEHHQHKDVYQHSLTVLRQAIALEDDGPDLVLRWAALLHDIGKPATRRHEPNGGVSFHHHEVVGAKMVRKRMRALKYAKQMIDDVSQLVYLHLRFHGYGDGKWTDSAVRRYVTDAGPLLPRLHKLVRADCTTRNKRRAARLRANYDQLEARIAELAAQEDLDRVRPDLDGNQIMALLGVPAGPQVGEAWRYLKELRMDRGPLSTEEATAELLAWWKERGNR; this is encoded by the coding sequence GTGCCTGATGCCGCGCAGGAAGCCGACCTGCTGACCGCCGCCGCGGTCGCCTTGAACAGGCATGCCGTCGTCCTGCGGGGGCTCGGGTCGGCGTTCGCTGCCGCGGGTCACGAGTTGTATCTGGTCGGCGGTTCGGTGCGGGATGCCGCGCTGGGCCGGCTGAGCCCCGACCTGGACTTCACCACCGACGCCCGTCCCGAGCAGGTGCAGAAGATCGTGCGGCCACTCGCCGATGCGGTGTGGGACACCGGGATCGAGTTCGGCACCGTCGGCGTCGGCACGGGCGGCTACCGCCTGGAGATCACCACGTTCCGCGCCGACACCTACGACCAGGTATCGCGGAATCCGGAGGTACGTTTCGGTCACCGCCTCGACGAGGATCTGGTGCGCCGCGATTTCACCGCGAACGCGATGGCCGTGCGTGTCACGCCGACCGGGCCGGGCGAATTCCTGGATCCGCTCGGCGGTTTGGCGGCGCTGCGGGCCCGGGTGCTGGACACCCCGGCGGCACCGGCGATGTCCTTCGGAGATGACCCGCTGCGAATGCTGCGCGCCGCGCGGTTCGTTTCGCAGCTCGGCTTCACCGTGGCGCCGGGGGTGCGCAAGGCAATCGAAGACATGGCACCGCAGCTGGCCCGGATCAGTGCCGAACGGGTGGCCGCCGAGCTGGACAAGCTGCTGCTCGGCGACGACCCGGTCGCCGGTATCGACCTGCTGGTGCAGACCGAGATGGGGGAAGTGGTGCTGCCCGAGGTCGGTGGCATGCGGATGGCCATCGACGAACACCACCAGCACAAGGACGTCTACCAGCATTCGCTGACCGTGCTGCGCCAGGCGATCGCGTTGGAGGACGACGGCCCCGATCTGGTGTTGCGCTGGGCGGCGCTGCTGCATGACATCGGCAAGCCGGCTACCCGACGCCACGAACCCAACGGCGGAGTGAGCTTTCACCACCACGAGGTGGTCGGCGCCAAAATGGTGCGCAAGCGGATGCGGGCGCTGAAGTACGCCAAGCAGATGATCGACGACGTCTCGCAGCTGGTGTATCTGCACCTGCGGTTCCACGGCTACGGCGACGGGAAGTGGACCGACTCCGCGGTGCGTCGCTACGTCACCGACGCCGGACCCTTGCTGCCGCGGCTACACAAGCTGGTGCGCGCCGACTGCACCACCCGCAATAAGCGCCGGGCCGCTCGGCTGCGGGCCAACTATGACCAGCTAGAGGCGCGTATCGCCGAACTGGCCGCCCAAGAGGACCTGGATCGGGTGCGCCCCGACCTGGACGGCAACCAGATCATGGCACTGCTCGGCGTTCCGGCGGGCCCGCAAGTCGGCGAGGCGTGGCGCTATCTGAAAGAGCTGCGCATGGACCGCGGGCCGTTGAGCACCGAGGAAGCCACCGCCGAGCTGCTGGCCTGGTGGAAAGAACGGGGGAACCGCTAG
- a CDS encoding NHL repeat-containing protein — MSDIESGRPAQSDAPRSRRTAALAIGCCVGVIIAILGIAGYVPLGPLGPRGRAASGPAASRQTARPGAPPSPSQVVLPLAVTHPEGVAVDSMGNAFVADSSNNRVLELAPDAEDPNILPFTGLNRPTGLALDSDRNLYVVDQNNDRVLKLPAGSDTPSRLPFTDLGEPHDVAVDGSGNVYLADYDTNQVLKLPVGSDTPAELPFTGLKNPYGLAVDGAGAVYVADAGNNRVLKLAAGTTTPVGLPFTGLDFPNSVAVDHGNNVFVTDLNNNRVLMLAASSNAVSELPFSGLFCPYGVAVAEDGDVYVVDFRNQVLKLPAGYELEPLPT, encoded by the coding sequence ATGAGTGACATCGAGTCCGGCCGGCCCGCCCAGTCCGATGCGCCGCGGAGCCGACGTACGGCAGCGCTAGCCATCGGGTGTTGCGTTGGCGTCATCATCGCGATCCTCGGAATCGCCGGATACGTTCCCCTTGGGCCCCTCGGGCCCCGTGGGCGGGCGGCGTCCGGGCCGGCCGCGTCCAGGCAGACCGCGCGGCCGGGTGCCCCACCCTCACCTAGCCAGGTCGTGCTGCCGCTCGCCGTCACGCATCCCGAGGGGGTCGCGGTCGACAGCATGGGCAACGCTTTTGTCGCCGACTCGAGCAACAACCGGGTGCTCGAGCTGGCGCCCGATGCCGAAGACCCAAACATCTTGCCGTTCACCGGCCTTAACCGGCCAACCGGTTTGGCGCTGGACAGCGACCGCAACCTCTATGTCGTCGACCAAAACAACGACCGGGTGCTGAAACTACCCGCTGGCTCCGATACCCCGAGCCGGCTTCCGTTCACCGATCTTGGCGAACCGCATGATGTGGCGGTGGACGGCAGCGGCAATGTCTACCTCGCCGACTATGACACCAACCAGGTATTGAAGCTGCCCGTCGGTTCGGATACCCCCGCCGAGCTGCCGTTCACCGGACTCAAGAACCCATACGGTCTGGCCGTGGACGGGGCCGGCGCGGTCTACGTCGCCGACGCCGGCAACAACCGTGTGCTGAAGCTGGCCGCGGGGACAACCACTCCGGTCGGCCTGCCGTTCACCGGGCTCGACTTTCCCAATAGCGTCGCGGTGGACCACGGCAACAACGTCTTCGTCACGGACTTGAACAACAATCGGGTGCTGATGCTGGCGGCCAGCTCGAACGCCGTGTCCGAGCTGCCTTTCAGCGGGCTTTTCTGCCCATACGGTGTGGCGGTGGCCGAAGACGGTGACGTCTACGTGGTCGACTTCCGCAATCAGGTATTGAAACTGCCGGCGGGTTACGAACTGGAGCCACTCCCAACCTGA
- a CDS encoding cystathionine gamma-lyase produces MTSRYGDSTRSLKATRSLAIPGQPVAPHPVLASTYHLPADDTADLDTYGRSSNPTWRHLESALAELEGAAGALVFGSGMAAIGAALRALTQPGSVLVVPADGYYQVRRYAVEHLVPVGVKVVEAASSQICDVSAGADVVLAETPTNPGLDVVDLYRLAAICHDRGARLIVDNTTATPLGQQPLSLGADLVVASASKALSGHSDLLAGYVAGNQPELMAAVERQRILAGAILGAFEAWLVLRSLGSAGLRYDRQCRNAQALATMLRGHPGVRAVRYPGLVGDPAYPAAAAQMRRFGGLVSVELADAAAVHALVQRSELLIAATSFGGIHTSVDRRARWGDPVGDGFARIAVGIEDTDDLLADVERALGGNRR; encoded by the coding sequence ATGACCAGTCGGTATGGCGATTCCACTCGCAGCCTGAAAGCGACCAGGTCGCTGGCCATCCCGGGCCAGCCGGTGGCGCCACACCCGGTTTTGGCGTCCACCTACCACTTGCCGGCCGACGACACCGCCGACCTGGACACCTACGGGCGCAGCTCCAATCCGACCTGGCGACATCTGGAATCGGCGCTCGCCGAACTCGAGGGCGCGGCCGGGGCGTTGGTGTTCGGCTCCGGCATGGCGGCCATCGGCGCCGCACTGCGGGCGCTGACCCAACCCGGGTCAGTGTTGGTGGTGCCCGCCGACGGCTACTACCAGGTACGCCGCTATGCCGTCGAGCACCTGGTGCCCGTCGGGGTGAAGGTTGTCGAGGCGGCGAGTTCGCAGATCTGCGACGTCTCCGCGGGTGCCGACGTGGTGCTGGCCGAAACTCCCACCAATCCGGGTCTGGATGTGGTCGATCTGTACCGGTTGGCCGCGATCTGCCACGATCGCGGTGCTCGTCTGATCGTGGATAACACCACGGCAACGCCGCTGGGCCAGCAGCCGCTGTCGCTGGGTGCTGACCTGGTGGTGGCCAGCGCCAGCAAAGCCCTGTCCGGTCACAGCGACCTGCTGGCCGGTTACGTGGCCGGCAACCAGCCCGAGTTGATGGCCGCCGTGGAACGCCAGCGGATACTCGCCGGTGCGATCCTGGGTGCGTTCGAGGCATGGTTGGTGCTGCGCAGCCTGGGCAGCGCCGGATTGCGCTACGACCGCCAATGCCGCAACGCGCAGGCTCTAGCGACGATGCTGCGGGGCCATCCGGGCGTACGGGCCGTGCGCTATCCGGGACTGGTCGGGGATCCCGCGTATCCGGCAGCGGCCGCGCAGATGCGCAGGTTCGGCGGCTTGGTGTCGGTCGAGCTGGCCGACGCCGCGGCCGTGCACGCTCTGGTGCAGCGCAGCGAGCTGCTCATCGCAGCCACCAGCTTCGGCGGGATCCACACGTCGGTAGATCGCCGGGCTCGCTGGGGGGACCCGGTCGGCGACGGCTTTGCACGCATTGCGGTAGGCATCGAGGACACCGATGATCTGCTCGCCGACGTCGAACGCGCGCTCGGGGGAAACCGGCGCTAG
- a CDS encoding NUDIX hydrolase — MSDGEQAKPRRRRGRRRRRRAVGPAENPTDAQSAGDATPTPATAKRSRSRSPRRGPNRMRTVHETSAGGLVIDGIDGPRDAQVAALIGRVDRRGRLLWSLPKGHIELGETAEQTAIREVAEETGIRGSVLAALGRIDYWFVTDGRRVHKTVHHYLMRFLGGELSDDDLEVAEVAWVPLQELPSRLAYADERRLAEVADELIDKLQSDGPAALPPLPPSSPRRRAQTHSRTRHADESAPGRKNGHGPGP; from the coding sequence GTGTCGGACGGCGAACAAGCCAAACCGCGTCGGCGCCGGGGCAGGCGCCGGCGCCGTCGCGCCGTGGGCCCGGCCGAGAATCCTACGGACGCCCAATCGGCCGGTGACGCCACCCCGACACCCGCAACCGCGAAACGATCCCGGTCCCGCTCGCCCCGTCGCGGGCCGAACCGGATGCGCACCGTGCACGAAACATCGGCTGGCGGGCTGGTCATCGACGGTATCGATGGACCGCGGGACGCGCAGGTGGCGGCTCTGATCGGCCGCGTCGACCGGCGCGGACGGCTGCTGTGGTCGCTACCCAAGGGGCACATCGAGCTTGGCGAGACCGCCGAGCAGACCGCCATTCGCGAGGTCGCCGAGGAGACCGGCATTCGCGGCAGCGTGCTCGCCGCGCTGGGCCGCATCGACTACTGGTTCGTCACCGATGGCCGCCGGGTGCATAAGACCGTGCACCACTATTTGATGCGGTTCTTGGGCGGCGAGCTGTCCGACGACGATCTCGAGGTCGCCGAGGTGGCGTGGGTGCCGCTCCAGGAACTGCCGTCCCGGTTGGCCTACGCCGACGAACGTCGACTGGCCGAGGTGGCCGACGAGCTGATCGACAAGCTACAGAGCGATGGCCCCGCGGCGCTTCCACCGCTACCGCCCAGCTCGCCCAGGCGACGAGCGCAGACGCACTCGCGCACCCGTCATGCCGACGAATCAGCACCGGGCCGGAAGAACGGTCACGGGCCGGGGCCGTGA